The Thioalkalivibrio thiocyanodenitrificans ARhD 1 genome window below encodes:
- the rpsP gene encoding 30S ribosomal protein S16, which yields MVTIRLARGGAKKVPFYHIVVTDSRRPRDSGYIERLGYFNPVARGQEVRLHLDSERMEHWLSKGARTSERAAKLLAEFKKQHQA from the coding sequence ATGGTAACGATTCGACTCGCCCGTGGCGGTGCCAAGAAGGTGCCCTTCTACCACATCGTGGTCACCGATTCCCGCCGCCCGCGGGACAGCGGTTACATCGAGCGGCTGGGCTATTTCAACCCCGTGGCCCGGGGCCAGGAAGTGCGTCTGCACCTGGACAGCGAGCGCATGGAGCACTGGCTCTCCAAGGGCGCCAGGACCTCCGAGCGCGCCGCCAAGCTGCTGGCTGAATTCAAGAAGCAGCACCAGGCCTGA
- the rimM gene encoding ribosome maturation factor RimM (Essential for efficient processing of 16S rRNA), protein MERRRIVLGRISGLFGVQGWVKVFSDTRPRDEIARYSSVQLGQSGQWREAGVEAGRAHGKGVIMKFQGCDDRDAAAALIGQEIAVWRDQLAALPDGEYYWADLLGLEVVTVDGVHLGVVGDMLETGANDVIVVNGDRERLIPYVPGDVVRNVDLETRTITVDWDPEFQ, encoded by the coding sequence ATGGAGCGCCGCCGCATCGTGCTGGGCCGGATCTCCGGCCTGTTTGGCGTCCAGGGCTGGGTCAAGGTGTTCTCCGATACCCGGCCCCGCGATGAGATTGCCCGCTACAGCTCCGTCCAGCTTGGCCAGAGCGGGCAGTGGCGGGAAGCCGGCGTCGAGGCCGGCAGGGCCCACGGAAAGGGTGTGATCATGAAGTTCCAGGGGTGTGATGACCGTGACGCGGCCGCCGCCCTGATCGGTCAGGAGATCGCCGTATGGCGTGACCAGTTGGCCGCGCTGCCGGACGGCGAGTACTACTGGGCCGATCTGCTGGGCCTGGAGGTAGTTACCGTGGACGGTGTGCACCTCGGCGTGGTGGGTGACATGCTGGAAACCGGCGCCAACGACGTGATCGTGGTGAACGGCGACCGGGAACGACTGATCCCCTATGTGCCCGGCGACGTGGTGCGCAATGTGGATCTCGAGACGCGGACCATCACGGTGGACTGGGATCCGGAGTTCCAGTAG
- the trmD gene encoding tRNA (guanosine(37)-N1)-methyltransferase TrmD: MRIDVVTLFPELVNCVAGCGVTGRAVERGLLALRCWNPRDYTEDRHRTVDDRPYGGGPGMVMKVEPLRRAIHEARAAGSERPRVVYLSPQGRRLDQDAIRHLASVPRLMLIAGRYEGIDERLVELEVDEEWSIGDYVLSGGELAAMVVIDACTRLLPGVLGDEDSAQQDSFMTGLLDCPHYTRPEIIDGRGVPEVLLGGHHAEIERWRRKQALGRTWQRRPDLLKKMHLSEADERLLDEYRREHADDAGRGKQ, encoded by the coding sequence ATGCGCATCGACGTGGTGACACTCTTCCCGGAACTGGTGAACTGCGTCGCCGGATGCGGGGTCACAGGACGGGCGGTGGAGCGGGGCCTGCTGGCGCTGCGCTGCTGGAACCCCCGGGATTACACCGAGGATCGGCACCGCACCGTGGACGACCGGCCCTATGGCGGCGGCCCCGGCATGGTCATGAAGGTGGAGCCGTTGCGGCGGGCGATTCACGAGGCCCGGGCGGCGGGCAGTGAACGGCCCCGGGTGGTCTACCTGAGCCCCCAGGGACGCAGGCTCGACCAGGATGCCATACGGCATCTGGCCTCGGTGCCCAGGCTGATGCTGATCGCCGGGCGCTACGAAGGCATCGACGAGCGCCTGGTGGAGCTGGAAGTGGATGAGGAGTGGTCCATCGGTGACTATGTCCTCTCCGGCGGCGAACTGGCCGCCATGGTGGTGATCGACGCCTGTACCCGCTTGTTGCCGGGTGTGCTGGGCGACGAGGATTCGGCACAGCAGGATTCGTTCATGACGGGCCTGCTTGACTGCCCGCACTACACGCGACCGGAGATCATCGACGGACGCGGCGTGCCGGAAGTGCTGCTCGGCGGGCACCATGCCGAGATCGAGCGCTGGCGGCGCAAGCAGGCCCTGGGGCGAACCTGGCAACGGCGCCCGGACCTGTTGAAGAAGATGCATTTGAGCGAGGCGGATGAACGCCTCTTGGATGAATACCGGCGCGAGCACGCGGACGACGCGGGTCGCGGCAAGCAGTGA
- the rplS gene encoding 50S ribosomal protein L19, translating into MSNIIEQLEAEQMNREVPDFTPGDTVVVQVKVKEGNRERLQAFEGVVIAKRNRGLNSAFTVRKISHGEGVERVFQTYSPAVAEIKVKRRGAVRRAKLYYLRGLTGKAARIKEDIKQS; encoded by the coding sequence ATGAGCAACATCATTGAGCAGCTGGAAGCGGAGCAGATGAACCGCGAGGTGCCTGATTTCACGCCCGGTGACACCGTGGTGGTGCAGGTGAAGGTGAAGGAAGGCAACCGCGAGCGCCTGCAGGCCTTCGAAGGCGTGGTGATCGCCAAGCGCAACCGGGGGCTCAACTCCGCGTTCACGGTGCGTAAGATCTCCCATGGCGAAGGTGTGGAGCGTGTGTTCCAGACCTATAGCCCGGCGGTGGCCGAGATCAAGGTCAAGCGCCGCGGCGCCGTGCGGCGCGCCAAGCTCTACTACCTGCGCGGCCTGACCGGAAAGGCGGCCCGCATCAAGGAAGACATCAAGCAATCCTGA
- a CDS encoding methylated-DNA--[protein]-cysteine S-methyltransferase — protein sequence MPAQRSGAVAPARSWLAALPGMDYSDRTSPSVCAAMDHDAVIPSPVGRLGIRCREGRLRSLEFLPESVPLRRPGGLAAEVAHQLDRYFADPAFRFDLPLDPEGTPFQRRVWAGLTAIPSGERRSYGDLARELGSGARAVGGACAHNPLVIVVPCHRVVPASGGTGGYGGRTRGAPVAVKAWLLAHEQRGDRL from the coding sequence GTGCCCGCGCAGCGTTCCGGCGCGGTTGCGCCGGCGAGATCGTGGCTGGCGGCCCTGCCGGGCATGGACTACAGTGACCGGACATCCCCGTCAGTGTGTGCCGCCATGGACCATGATGCCGTGATCCCGAGTCCCGTGGGCCGTCTTGGCATTCGTTGCCGGGAGGGCCGTCTGCGGTCACTGGAATTCCTTCCCGAATCCGTCCCCCTGCGCCGGCCCGGCGGTCTGGCCGCCGAGGTGGCGCACCAGCTCGATCGTTATTTTGCGGACCCCGCCTTTCGCTTCGATCTTCCCCTGGATCCGGAAGGCACGCCCTTTCAGCGCAGGGTGTGGGCCGGCCTCACTGCCATCCCCAGCGGCGAACGGCGCAGCTACGGCGACCTGGCACGTGAACTCGGTTCCGGTGCGCGCGCGGTGGGGGGCGCCTGTGCACATAATCCGCTGGTCATCGTGGTCCCCTGCCATCGGGTAGTGCCGGCCTCGGGCGGTACCGGAGGATACGGCGGCAGAACACGCGGTGCGCCCGTGGCCGTCAAGGCGTGGCTGCTGGCCCACGAGCAACGGGGAGACCGCCTCTGA
- the soxA gene encoding sulfur oxidation c-type cytochrome SoxA encodes MIRKTLLALPVALAVGVTAHADHMAENPADILRSVISEVPDSPYLTQSQQNLMMMEDNPNLWTVEDGKELFYAARGPNNVSLESCDFGKGPGVLEGAYAEMPRYFEDTGRVMDLETRLVHCMQTIQGFASDDPAVSRLHGSNSDHMKLQSYIASHSNGMAWNPPLDHPVEKAMRDAGEVLFYRRAGSLDMSCQTCHSQTGKRIRASVLPNANVPQEWTKAISWPAFRVGHQNSRSTQHRVRGCYWQMRQGRIEAGGDASIALISYWTDLARGQPAILPDLKR; translated from the coding sequence ATGATTAGAAAAACCTTGCTGGCACTGCCAGTGGCCCTTGCCGTCGGGGTCACGGCCCACGCGGATCATATGGCCGAGAATCCGGCCGATATCCTCAGGTCGGTGATCAGTGAAGTCCCTGACTCACCCTATCTGACCCAGAGCCAACAGAACCTCATGATGATGGAGGACAACCCGAACCTGTGGACCGTGGAGGACGGCAAGGAGCTGTTCTATGCGGCACGCGGCCCGAACAACGTCTCCCTGGAGAGCTGCGACTTCGGCAAGGGTCCCGGCGTGCTGGAGGGTGCCTATGCCGAGATGCCCCGTTACTTTGAGGATACCGGCAGGGTCATGGACCTGGAGACCCGTCTGGTGCACTGCATGCAGACCATCCAGGGTTTCGCCTCCGACGATCCGGCGGTCAGCCGGCTTCACGGCTCCAACTCCGACCACATGAAGCTGCAGAGCTATATCGCCTCCCACTCCAACGGCATGGCGTGGAACCCGCCGCTGGATCATCCCGTGGAAAAGGCCATGCGTGATGCGGGCGAGGTCCTGTTCTATCGTCGCGCCGGTTCGCTGGACATGAGCTGCCAGACCTGCCACTCCCAGACCGGCAAGCGGATCCGTGCCTCGGTGCTACCCAACGCGAATGTCCCGCAGGAGTGGACCAAGGCGATCTCGTGGCCGGCCTTCCGGGTGGGTCACCAGAACTCGCGTTCCACCCAGCATCGCGTGCGCGGCTGCTACTGGCAGATGCGTCAGGGCCGGATCGAAGCGGGTGGTGACGCCTCGATCGCGCTGATCTCCTACTGGACCGACCTGGCACGTGGTCAGCCCGCCATCCTGCCCGACCTGAAGCGCTGA
- the soxX gene encoding sulfur oxidation c-type cytochrome SoxX, which translates to MMLKKKTRFAAGLAALASILLIAGGCAATDAGDPGKADYTKMSAEELAEHLIFAQGGFRLNQETQEGGTVRDRQTQDAMQKVCSETRNEPSPEQAGQIIADARASIQYPDGGIRLGDWQKGGELSWSGFGFRVGHNTDDHSQREVGGNCYNCHTMDPARPGGNLGPSLTGYGKQRGNNEATRRFVYEMIYNAHAYFPCTEMPRMGANGLLSQEAIADIMAYVLHPDSPVNQ; encoded by the coding sequence ATGATGTTGAAGAAAAAGACCCGTTTTGCGGCCGGGCTCGCCGCACTCGCATCCATCCTTCTGATCGCGGGCGGTTGTGCCGCCACCGATGCCGGGGACCCCGGGAAGGCGGACTATACGAAGATGAGCGCCGAGGAACTGGCCGAGCACCTGATCTTCGCGCAGGGTGGTTTCCGTCTCAATCAGGAGACACAGGAAGGCGGTACAGTCCGTGATCGCCAGACCCAGGACGCCATGCAGAAGGTGTGTTCCGAGACCCGGAACGAGCCCTCACCCGAGCAGGCCGGTCAGATCATCGCCGATGCCCGCGCCTCCATCCAGTACCCCGACGGCGGCATCCGCCTGGGTGACTGGCAAAAGGGCGGGGAGCTGTCCTGGTCCGGGTTCGGTTTCCGGGTGGGACACAACACCGACGACCACAGCCAGCGTGAGGTCGGCGGGAACTGCTACAACTGCCATACCATGGATCCGGCCCGTCCCGGCGGCAATCTGGGTCCGAGCCTGACCGGCTACGGCAAGCAGCGGGGCAACAACGAGGCCACCCGTCGCTTTGTCTACGAGATGATCTACAACGCCCACGCCTATTTCCCGTGTACCGAAATGCCGCGGATGGGCGCCAACGGTCTGCTGAGCCAGGAGGCGATCGCGGACATCATGGCTTATGTGCTTCACCCGGATTCGCCGGTGAACCAGTAA
- the soxA gene encoding sulfur oxidation c-type cytochrome SoxA: MLMPSPLLPILAVLLLLVPLPGSGLAQTPVVSDVADSIAEYRRMLREGNPGELWVARGKHLYHTPRGPNGVSLDACDLGLGPGELEGAFAALPRYFEDAGRVQDLESRLVFCMTHLQGFDREPLLREAFSSGERESDLEALAAYVASRSNGYPLAVELSHPRELEMYRIGEGLFHRRSGPLDLSCATCHSREQRRIRMHGLMNIHNPAQVRDVMGSWPTYRVSQGTVRTLQHRMWDCHWQMRLPDVGYGSDATVALILFLKERARGGEVDVPGVRR; the protein is encoded by the coding sequence ATGTTGATGCCAAGCCCCCTGTTGCCGATCCTTGCCGTTTTGCTCCTGCTTGTTCCGCTGCCCGGCAGCGGACTTGCCCAGACTCCGGTGGTATCCGATGTGGCGGACAGCATTGCGGAGTACCGCCGCATGCTGCGCGAGGGTAATCCGGGCGAGCTGTGGGTGGCCCGCGGCAAGCATCTCTACCATACCCCCCGGGGGCCCAACGGCGTCTCCCTTGACGCGTGCGATCTGGGTCTCGGGCCCGGTGAACTGGAGGGCGCGTTTGCGGCGTTGCCCCGTTACTTCGAGGACGCCGGGCGGGTGCAGGATCTGGAATCCCGGCTCGTGTTCTGCATGACGCACCTGCAGGGATTCGATCGGGAGCCGTTGCTCCGGGAGGCGTTTTCCTCCGGTGAGCGCGAGTCGGACCTGGAGGCCCTGGCAGCGTATGTGGCCTCCCGGTCCAACGGCTATCCCCTGGCGGTGGAACTGTCCCATCCGCGTGAACTGGAGATGTATCGCATCGGAGAAGGCCTGTTCCATCGGCGCAGCGGTCCCCTGGACCTGTCCTGCGCCACCTGTCACAGCCGCGAGCAACGGCGCATCCGGATGCACGGTCTGATGAACATCCACAATCCCGCGCAGGTCAGGGACGTCATGGGCAGCTGGCCCACCTACCGTGTGTCCCAGGGCACGGTACGCACGCTCCAGCACCGCATGTGGGATTGCCACTGGCAGATGCGGTTGCCGGATGTGGGCTACGGGTCGGACGCCACGGTGGCGCTGATTCTGTTTCTCAAGGAACGGGCCCGGGGAGGGGAGGTGGATGTACCCGGTGTGCGTCGCTGA
- the soxX gene encoding sulfur oxidation c-type cytochrome SoxX produces the protein MYPVCVAERYVGSLPPLLLGVLLLVLSGTGGPARAQGLSALERQMEAVVRDSWGDASGAEARRLVQDDTQLECSRVRNEPGDALRERIQKRELARISYPEGALVLGDPVAGERYAKDGYGGRVGRLRPDDPARPRGGNCQACHVLEPRDGIGGTLGPSLAGFGIGLGTRPVAVRYVYDRIYNSHAVNPCSEMPRFGYHGFLTRQQILDIAAYLLMPDSPVNRIEAQGPEPAGTVRPLP, from the coding sequence ATGTACCCGGTGTGCGTCGCTGAGCGTTACGTGGGTTCCCTGCCTCCGTTGCTCCTGGGCGTGCTGCTGCTTGTCCTGAGCGGCACCGGCGGGCCTGCCCGGGCGCAGGGTCTCAGCGCCCTGGAGCGGCAGATGGAGGCCGTGGTTCGCGACAGCTGGGGGGATGCCTCCGGGGCCGAGGCCCGTCGTCTGGTTCAGGATGACACGCAGCTGGAATGCAGCCGCGTGCGAAACGAGCCCGGTGATGCCCTGCGGGAGCGCATTCAGAAGCGCGAACTGGCGCGTATCAGTTATCCGGAAGGCGCACTTGTCCTCGGCGATCCGGTGGCGGGCGAGCGTTATGCCAAGGACGGCTACGGCGGGCGCGTGGGCCGCCTGCGGCCTGATGACCCGGCGCGCCCGCGGGGAGGCAACTGTCAGGCCTGCCATGTACTGGAGCCTCGGGATGGCATCGGCGGCACGCTGGGCCCTTCACTGGCCGGTTTCGGCATCGGACTGGGCACCCGGCCGGTGGCGGTTCGCTACGTCTATGATCGCATCTACAATTCGCATGCCGTGAACCCCTGTTCGGAGATGCCCCGTTTCGGATATCACGGCTTCCTCACCCGGCAGCAGATCCTGGATATCGCCGCCTACCTGCTGATGCCCGATTCGCCCGTCAATCGTATCGAGGCGCAGGGACCTGAGCCGGCCGGCACCGTGCGGCCCTTGCCTTGA
- the rlmJ gene encoding 23S rRNA (adenine(2030)-N(6))-methyltransferase RlmJ codes for MNDRRPDVPVYRHHRHAGNFADIHKHVVLAWLVRALTRADGALCVLDTHAGDGLYRLDDERRANLASLRSDAGLPATLAPYLHVLDSLNGPSSLDVYPGSPWLVRALMGPDDALFLAESHPRAAAALSARFRDEPRVRVLERDGWEVLGQWQPAGYSRGLALLDPPYADARDYGIAPDALIDAARRRPDACYCLWYPLVDGCHEPMLKTLSAAFAGSALRAELWVEPLGRPGVMAGSGLFVVRPPAGLHEVLERLQPWLQAQLARAPGGGVRLVRAAHT; via the coding sequence GTGAACGATCGGCGCCCGGACGTGCCCGTCTACCGCCATCACCGGCACGCGGGCAACTTCGCCGACATCCACAAGCACGTGGTGCTGGCATGGCTGGTGCGGGCGCTGACCCGTGCGGACGGGGCCTTGTGCGTACTGGACACCCACGCGGGCGATGGCCTCTATCGGCTGGACGACGAGCGTCGGGCGAATCTCGCTTCCCTGCGGAGCGACGCGGGCCTGCCCGCCACGCTGGCGCCGTATCTGCATGTGCTGGATAGCCTGAACGGGCCGTCGTCGCTGGACGTGTACCCGGGTTCGCCGTGGCTCGTGCGGGCCCTCATGGGTCCGGACGACGCGCTGTTTCTGGCCGAGTCGCATCCCCGGGCCGCTGCGGCCCTGTCCGCACGGTTCCGGGACGAGCCGCGGGTCCGGGTGCTTGAGCGGGATGGCTGGGAGGTGTTGGGGCAATGGCAGCCCGCCGGATACTCCCGAGGGCTGGCGCTGCTGGATCCGCCCTATGCCGATGCCAGGGATTACGGTATTGCCCCGGACGCCCTGATCGACGCAGCCCGACGCCGGCCAGATGCCTGTTATTGCCTCTGGTATCCGCTGGTGGACGGATGCCACGAGCCGATGCTGAAGACCCTGAGCGCCGCGTTTGCCGGCAGCGCGTTGCGGGCGGAACTGTGGGTCGAACCCCTGGGACGTCCCGGGGTGATGGCCGGCTCCGGCCTGTTCGTGGTTCGCCCCCCTGCAGGCCTGCACGAGGTCCTGGAGCGTCTGCAGCCCTGGCTGCAGGCACAGCTCGCCCGCGCGCCCGGGGGCGGAGTGCGCCTGGTCCGGGCCGCGCACACTTGA
- the htpG gene encoding molecular chaperone HtpG — protein sequence MSVAGHKETLSFQTEVSQLLHLMVHALYSNKEIFLRELISNGADACDKLRFESLADDALMEGDGDLSIEVDFDPEARTVTVRDNGIGMSREEVIDNIGTIAKSGTKEFLSRLTGDQARDARLIGQFGVGFYSAFIVAERVELTTRRAGMGPEHGVRWISDGTGEYSIETVEAPRRGTEIVLQLKADEDEFLDGHRLRHIIARYSDHVPLPIRMRAMNEKGEPGEERETVNRASALWARPRSEISDDEYRAFYKHVAHDFEDPLAWTHNRVEGRQEYNTLLYIPKRAPFDLWDRDRRHGIKLYVRRVFIMDDAEQLMPGYLRFVRGVVDSNDLPLNISREILQNNRLIDGMRAGSVKKVLGLLEEMAKDRPEDYQAFWSAFGQVMKEGPAEDYANREQIAGLLRFASTHTGEAAQHVSFADYVSRMKEGQKAIYYITADSHAAAAHSPHLEVFRKHGVEVLLLSDRVDEWLVTHLTEFDGKPLKSVAKGALDLGDLETEEEKQAAKAAEDESNDVIERLKSALGEKVEDVRVSHRLTNSPACIVLSEHDMALYMQQLLRQAGQNLPGTRPVLEINPGHALIQKLRDVPEEHVSEWAEILFNQALLAEGAQLEDPAGFVRRLNSLILSRL from the coding sequence ATGTCCGTAGCGGGACACAAGGAGACCCTGAGTTTTCAGACAGAGGTGAGTCAGCTGTTGCACCTGATGGTCCACGCGCTGTACTCCAACAAGGAGATCTTCCTGCGCGAGTTGATCTCCAACGGCGCCGACGCCTGTGACAAGCTGCGGTTCGAATCGCTTGCCGATGACGCGCTCATGGAAGGAGATGGGGATCTGTCCATTGAAGTGGACTTCGACCCCGAGGCACGCACGGTGACCGTGCGCGACAACGGCATCGGCATGAGCCGCGAGGAGGTGATCGACAACATCGGCACCATTGCCAAGTCGGGCACCAAGGAGTTTCTCTCCCGCCTGACCGGGGACCAGGCCAGGGATGCCCGCCTGATCGGCCAGTTCGGTGTGGGCTTCTACTCCGCGTTCATCGTGGCCGAACGGGTGGAACTCACCACCCGGCGTGCCGGCATGGGGCCGGAGCACGGGGTGCGCTGGATCTCCGATGGTACCGGCGAGTACAGCATCGAGACCGTGGAGGCACCGCGCAGGGGCACCGAGATCGTGCTGCAACTCAAGGCGGACGAGGACGAGTTCCTGGACGGTCACCGCCTGCGCCACATCATCGCCCGCTACTCCGACCACGTCCCCTTGCCCATCCGGATGCGCGCCATGAACGAGAAGGGCGAGCCCGGGGAGGAACGGGAGACCGTCAACCGGGCCTCGGCCCTCTGGGCGCGGCCCCGTTCGGAGATCTCGGACGACGAGTACCGGGCCTTCTACAAGCATGTGGCCCATGACTTCGAGGACCCTCTGGCCTGGACCCACAACAGGGTGGAGGGCCGGCAGGAATACAACACGTTGCTCTACATCCCCAAGCGGGCGCCCTTCGACCTGTGGGACCGGGACCGCCGCCATGGCATCAAGCTCTATGTGCGCCGGGTGTTCATCATGGACGATGCCGAGCAGCTCATGCCCGGCTACCTGCGGTTCGTGCGCGGCGTGGTGGATTCCAATGACCTGCCGCTCAACATCTCCCGGGAGATCCTGCAGAACAACCGGCTGATCGACGGCATGCGCGCCGGCTCCGTGAAGAAGGTGCTGGGCCTGCTGGAGGAGATGGCGAAGGATCGGCCCGAGGACTACCAGGCCTTCTGGTCCGCGTTCGGGCAGGTGATGAAGGAGGGTCCCGCAGAAGACTACGCCAATCGGGAGCAGATCGCCGGTCTCCTGCGGTTCGCTTCCACCCACACGGGGGAGGCCGCGCAGCACGTGTCGTTTGCCGACTACGTTTCGCGCATGAAGGAGGGTCAGAAGGCCATCTACTACATCACCGCCGACAGCCACGCCGCCGCCGCCCACAGCCCGCACCTGGAGGTGTTCCGCAAGCACGGCGTGGAGGTGCTTCTGCTTTCCGACCGGGTGGACGAATGGCTGGTGACTCACCTGACCGAGTTCGACGGCAAGCCGCTCAAGTCCGTGGCCAAGGGGGCGCTGGATCTTGGCGATCTGGAGACCGAGGAGGAGAAGCAGGCCGCGAAGGCAGCCGAGGACGAATCGAACGATGTCATCGAACGCCTGAAGAGCGCGCTGGGTGAAAAGGTGGAGGACGTGCGCGTCTCCCATCGCCTGACGAACTCCCCTGCCTGCATCGTGCTGAGCGAGCATGACATGGCGCTCTACATGCAGCAGCTGCTTCGCCAGGCCGGGCAGAATCTGCCGGGCACCAGGCCGGTGCTGGAGATCAACCCGGGCCATGCGCTGATTCAGAAGCTGCGTGATGTGCCCGAGGAGCACGTGAGCGAATGGGCGGAGATCCTGTTCAACCAGGCCCTGCTGGCCGAAGGGGCGCAGCTGGAGGATCCGGCCGGATTCGTGCGCCGGCTGAACAGCCTGATCCTCTCGCGGCTGTAG
- a CDS encoding energy transducer TonB: protein MTWAIAASLVLHGVAMAWMLRERPAEILEGRPVVQVALVEAAAPVRPEPRMLQEPTPLRPSPPVETPLAVLSPEGDRAVEQEPEPEPEPEPEPEPEPEPEPEPEPEPEPEPEPEPEPEPEPEPEPEPEPEPEPEPDPEPETIADAVHEDDSAMLREQTTATSGSVDQATAEASGQAESAVVPPDFQADYLDNPPPAYPRVSHRLREEGEVTLRVRVGTDGRALDVAIDGSSGSERLDRAARAAVERWRFVPARQGARPVEAWVVVPIVFRLEG from the coding sequence GTGACCTGGGCCATTGCCGCGAGCCTGGTGCTCCACGGGGTCGCCATGGCCTGGATGCTTCGGGAGCGCCCGGCGGAAATTCTTGAAGGCCGGCCCGTGGTGCAGGTGGCACTTGTGGAAGCTGCGGCGCCCGTCCGCCCGGAGCCCCGGATGCTGCAGGAGCCGACACCCCTGCGTCCGTCGCCGCCCGTGGAAACGCCCCTGGCGGTGCTGTCGCCGGAAGGTGATCGCGCCGTGGAACAGGAACCGGAGCCCGAGCCTGAGCCCGAGCCTGAGCCTGAGCCTGAGCCTGAGCCTGAACCTGAGCCTGAACCTGAGCCTGAACCTGAGCCTGAACCTGAGCCTGAACCTGAGCCCGAGCCCGAGCCCGAGCCTGAGCCTGAGCCCGAGCCTGAGCCTGAGCCTGATCCGGAGCCGGAAACCATTGCAGATGCGGTGCATGAAGATGACTCCGCCATGCTGCGGGAGCAGACCACGGCGACTTCCGGTTCGGTCGATCAGGCAACGGCGGAAGCGTCAGGCCAGGCCGAGAGCGCGGTGGTGCCCCCCGACTTCCAGGCGGATTACCTGGATAACCCGCCGCCTGCCTATCCGCGGGTGTCCCACCGTCTTCGCGAGGAGGGCGAGGTGACCCTCCGGGTCCGTGTCGGGACGGACGGGCGGGCCCTGGACGTGGCCATCGACGGTTCCAGCGGATCGGAGCGGCTGGACCGGGCGGCGAGGGCCGCCGTGGAGCGCTGGCGGTTCGTGCCGGCAAGGCAGGGTGCCCGCCCCGTGGAAGCCTGGGTGGTGGTGCCCATCGTTTTCAGACTGGAGGGTTGA
- a CDS encoding MotA/TolQ/ExbB proton channel family protein, which produces MDISLVFQEGDWVLIGVFLTLLVMSVATWALIIAKTAAAWRIRRDNAAFQRRFWDARGDGQALAMAEESASPLAGIARAGIRGLNHYRSRDPRRLGDACSIDEFLVRTIRNALSREQAARQSGLTILASVGSTAPFVGLFGTVWGIYHALMDIAAAGHASMEVVAGPLGEALVATAAGLAAAIPAVLAYNAVNRFNRSLAEEMDGFAHDVHAYLTTGAIVTQRVGGTDMPVPGHVAAEPA; this is translated from the coding sequence ATGGATATTTCGCTGGTATTTCAGGAAGGGGACTGGGTCCTCATCGGGGTCTTTCTGACCCTGCTGGTCATGTCCGTGGCCACCTGGGCGCTGATCATCGCCAAGACCGCGGCCGCGTGGCGTATCCGGCGGGACAACGCCGCCTTCCAGCGCAGATTCTGGGATGCCCGGGGCGACGGGCAGGCCCTTGCCATGGCGGAAGAATCGGCTTCGCCTCTTGCGGGTATCGCCCGCGCAGGTATCCGCGGGCTGAATCACTATCGAAGCCGCGACCCCCGGCGCCTGGGTGACGCCTGCAGCATCGACGAGTTCCTGGTGCGTACCATCCGCAACGCGCTCTCCCGCGAGCAGGCGGCCCGCCAGTCGGGCCTGACGATCCTCGCCTCGGTGGGCAGCACGGCACCGTTCGTGGGCCTGTTCGGCACGGTCTGGGGGATCTATCACGCCCTGATGGATATCGCCGCCGCGGGCCATGCCTCCATGGAGGTGGTCGCCGGCCCCCTGGGTGAGGCACTGGTGGCCACGGCCGCGGGCCTGGCCGCTGCGATCCCGGCGGTCCTGGCGTACAACGCCGTCAACCGGTTCAATCGCAGCCTGGCCGAGGAGATGGACGGCTTTGCCCACGACGTTCACGCCTACCTGACCACCGGCGCGATCGTCACGCAACGGGTTGGGGGCACGGACATGCCGGTGCCCGGCCATGTGGCCGCGGAGCCTGCCTGA
- a CDS encoding ExbD/TolR family protein — MAFGGFSRDSGGDMAEINVIPLVDIMLVLLVIFIITAPVMTHAVNVDLPRASHEVNHVTLETVTLSIDAQGGLYWDNDPVPVDRLEARLARAVAGNPDLELHLRADQATAYERVAWVLTRARSAGVVRIGFITQPEGD, encoded by the coding sequence ATGGCATTCGGAGGCTTCAGCCGCGACAGCGGGGGCGACATGGCGGAGATCAACGTGATTCCGCTGGTGGACATCATGCTGGTGCTGCTGGTGATTTTCATCATCACCGCCCCGGTGATGACCCACGCGGTGAATGTGGATCTGCCCCGGGCGAGTCATGAGGTCAACCATGTCACGCTGGAGACGGTGACGCTGTCCATCGACGCGCAGGGTGGACTCTACTGGGACAATGACCCTGTTCCCGTGGATCGTCTGGAAGCGCGGTTGGCACGTGCCGTGGCCGGGAACCCGGATCTGGAGCTGCACCTGCGTGCCGACCAGGCCACGGCCTACGAACGGGTGGCCTGGGTCCTGACGCGGGCCCGGTCGGCCGGCGTGGTCCGCATCGGGTTCATCACGCAACCGGAAGGAGACTGA